Proteins from one Enterobacter bugandensis genomic window:
- a CDS encoding TIGR01212 family radical SAM protein (This family includes YhcC from E. coli K-12, an uncharacterized radical SAM protein.): MQLQKLVNMFGGDLLQRYGQKVHKLTLHGGFSCPNRDGTIGRGGCTFCNVASFADEAQQHKSIAEQLAHQASLVNRAKQYLAYFQAYTSTWAEVQVLRSMYQQAVAQANIVGLCVGTRPDCVPEAVLDLLSEYREKGYEIWLELGLQTAHDKTLHRINRGHDFACYQRTTRLARERGLKVCSHLIVGLPGEGQQHGLETLEKVVETGVDGIKLHPLHIVKGSIMAKAWEAGRLSSIELADYTVTAGEMIRHTPPEIVYHRISASARRPTLLAPLWCENRWTGMVEIDRYLQENGVQGSALGRSWVPRLSTAAA; encoded by the coding sequence ATGCAGTTACAGAAATTAGTCAATATGTTTGGTGGGGATCTTTTGCAGCGGTACGGTCAAAAGGTGCATAAGCTGACGCTGCACGGCGGCTTTAGCTGCCCGAACCGCGACGGCACCATCGGGCGCGGCGGCTGCACCTTCTGTAACGTTGCGTCGTTTGCTGACGAAGCCCAGCAGCATAAATCTATCGCGGAACAGCTCGCCCATCAGGCCAGCCTGGTGAACCGCGCGAAGCAGTATCTGGCCTATTTCCAGGCCTACACCAGCACGTGGGCGGAGGTTCAGGTATTACGCTCGATGTATCAACAGGCGGTCGCTCAGGCGAACATTGTCGGGCTGTGCGTGGGTACGCGCCCGGACTGCGTACCGGAGGCGGTGCTGGATTTACTTAGCGAGTACAGAGAGAAGGGCTATGAGATCTGGCTGGAGCTGGGCCTGCAGACCGCGCACGATAAAACCCTGCACCGTATCAATCGTGGGCATGATTTCGCCTGCTACCAGCGCACCACGCGTCTCGCCCGCGAGCGTGGCCTGAAAGTCTGTTCGCATTTGATTGTCGGCTTGCCCGGAGAAGGGCAGCAGCATGGCCTGGAGACGCTGGAAAAAGTCGTGGAAACCGGTGTAGACGGCATTAAGCTGCACCCGCTGCATATCGTGAAGGGAAGCATAATGGCGAAAGCCTGGGAAGCCGGGCGGTTAAGCAGTATCGAGCTCGCCGACTATACGGTGACGGCGGGAGAGATGATTCGCCACACGCCGCCGGAGATTGTCTACCACCGCATCTCCGCCAGCGCCCGCCGTCCAACGCTTCTGGCACCGCTCTGGTGCGAGAACCGGTGGACGGGGATGGTGGAAATCGACCGCTATCTTCAGGAAAACGGCGTACAGGGTTCGGCGCTGGGCCGCTCGTGGGTTCCCCGCCTATCGACGGCGGCCGCCTAG
- the gltB gene encoding glutamate synthase large subunit has product MLYDKSLEKDNCGFGLIAHIEGEPSHKVVRTAIHALARMQHRGAILADGKTGDGCGLLLQKPDRFFRIVAEERGWRLAKNYAVGMLFLNQDPEKAAASRRIVEEELQRETLSIVGWRDVPTNEGVLGEIALSSLPRIEQIFVNAPAGWRPRDMERRLFIARRRIEKRLQDDKEFYVCSLSNLVNIYKGLCMPADLPRFYLDLADLRLESAICLFHQRFSTNTVPRWPLAQPFRYLAHNGEINTITGNRQWARARTYKFQTPLIPDLHDAAPFVNETGSDSSSMDNMLELLLAGGMDIVRAMRLLVPPAWQNNPDMDPELRAFFDFNSMHMEPWDGPAGIVMSDGRFAACNLDRNGLRPARYVITKDKLITCASEVGIWDYQPDEVVEKGRVGPGELMVIDTRGGRILHSAETDNDLKSRHPYKEWMAKNVRRLVPFEDLSDDEVGSREMDDDTLASFQKQFNYSAEELDSVIRVLGENGQEAVGSMGDDTPFAVLSSQPRIIYDYFRQQFAQVTNPPIDPLREAHVMSLATSIGREMNVFCEAEGQAHRLTFKSPILLYSDFKQLTTMTEEHYRADTLDITFDVTETSLEETVNALCDKAEQMVRNGTVLLVLSDRNIAKNRLPVPAPMAVGAIQTRLVDKSLRCDANIIVETASARDPHHFAVLLGFGATAIYPYLAYETLARLVDTRAIDKDYRTVMLNYRNGINKGLYKIMSKMGISTIASYRCSKLFEAVGLHDDVANLCFQGVVSRIGGAGFADFQQDLVNLSKRAWLARKPLEQGGLLKYVHGGEYHAYNPDVVRTLQQAVQSGEYSDYQQYAELVNNRPAATLRDLIALNPGDEAVSVDEVEPASELFKRFDTAAMSIGALSPEAHEALAEAMNSIGGNSNSGEGGEDPARYGTNKVSRIKQVASGRFGVTPAYLVNADVIQIKVAQGAKPGEGGQLPGDKVTPYIAKLRYSVPGVTLISPPPHHDIYSIEDLAQLIFDLKQVNPKAMISVKLVSEPGVGTIATGVAKAYADLITIAGYDGGTGASPLSSVKYAGCPWELGLVETQQALVANGLRHKIRLQVDGGLKTGLDIIKAAILGAESFGFGTGPMVALGCKYLRICHLNNCATGVATQDEKLRKNHYHGLPFKVTNYFDFIARETRELMAQLGVKRLVDLIGRTDLLKELEGFTAKQQKLELSKLLETAEPHPGKAVYCTENNPPFDNGVLNAQLLQQAKPYVDEKQSKTFWFDIRNTDRSVGASLSGYIAQTHGDQGLASDPITAHFSGTAGQSFGVWNAGGVELYLTGDANDYVGKGMAGGLLAVRPPVGSAFRSHEASIIGNTCLYGATGGRLFAAGRAGERFAVRNSGAITVVEGIGDNGCEYMTGGIVCVLGKTGVNFGAGMTGGFAYVLDEDGEFRKRVNPELVEVLDVDSLAIHEEHLRGLITEHVQHTGSSRGEEILANWPAFSAKFALVKPKSSDVKALLGHRSRSAAELRVQAQ; this is encoded by the coding sequence ATGTTGTACGATAAATCCCTTGAGAAGGATAACTGTGGTTTCGGCCTGATCGCCCACATAGAAGGCGAACCTAGCCACAAGGTAGTGCGTACCGCTATTCACGCACTGGCCCGTATGCAGCACCGTGGCGCCATCCTGGCCGATGGTAAAACCGGCGACGGTTGCGGCCTGCTGCTGCAAAAACCGGATCGTTTCTTCCGCATCGTGGCGGAAGAGCGCGGCTGGCGTTTAGCCAAAAACTACGCTGTCGGCATGCTGTTCCTGAATCAGGATCCTGAAAAGGCTGCCGCCTCACGCCGCATCGTTGAAGAAGAACTTCAGCGCGAAACCCTGTCGATTGTCGGCTGGCGCGATGTGCCAACCAACGAAGGGGTACTCGGTGAAATCGCCCTCTCCTCGCTGCCTCGTATTGAGCAGATTTTCGTTAACGCGCCTGCGGGCTGGCGTCCGCGCGATATGGAACGCCGTCTGTTTATCGCCCGTCGCCGCATTGAAAAACGTCTCCAGGACGATAAAGAGTTCTACGTCTGTAGCCTCTCTAACCTGGTGAACATCTATAAAGGTCTGTGTATGCCGGCTGACCTGCCGCGCTTCTACCTGGACCTGGCGGACCTGCGTCTGGAATCGGCCATTTGCCTGTTCCACCAGCGCTTCTCCACCAACACCGTGCCGCGCTGGCCGCTGGCGCAGCCGTTCCGCTACCTGGCGCACAACGGCGAGATCAACACCATCACCGGTAACCGCCAGTGGGCGCGTGCTCGTACCTATAAGTTCCAGACCCCGCTGATCCCTGACCTGCACGATGCCGCACCGTTCGTGAACGAAACCGGCTCTGACTCCAGCTCCATGGATAACATGCTGGAACTGCTGCTGGCAGGCGGGATGGATATCGTGCGCGCCATGCGTCTGCTCGTGCCACCGGCCTGGCAGAACAACCCGGATATGGATCCGGAGCTGCGCGCGTTCTTCGACTTTAACTCCATGCATATGGAGCCGTGGGACGGCCCGGCAGGTATCGTAATGTCCGACGGTCGCTTCGCTGCGTGTAACCTGGACCGTAACGGTCTGCGTCCGGCGCGCTACGTCATCACCAAAGACAAGCTCATCACCTGCGCCTCTGAAGTGGGGATCTGGGATTACCAGCCTGACGAAGTGGTCGAGAAAGGCCGCGTCGGTCCGGGCGAGCTGATGGTGATCGATACCCGCGGCGGCCGTATTCTGCACTCTGCGGAAACCGATAACGATCTGAAAAGCCGCCATCCGTATAAAGAGTGGATGGCGAAAAACGTCCGTCGCCTGGTGCCGTTCGAAGATCTGTCTGACGACGAAGTGGGCAGCCGCGAGATGGACGACGATACCCTCGCGAGCTTCCAGAAGCAGTTTAACTACAGCGCGGAAGAACTGGACTCGGTTATTCGCGTGCTCGGCGAAAACGGCCAGGAAGCGGTCGGCTCGATGGGTGACGATACCCCGTTCGCCGTGCTCTCCAGCCAGCCGCGCATTATTTACGACTATTTCCGTCAGCAGTTTGCGCAGGTGACCAACCCGCCAATCGACCCGCTGCGTGAAGCCCACGTGATGTCGCTGGCCACCAGCATCGGCCGTGAGATGAACGTCTTCTGCGAAGCCGAAGGCCAGGCGCACCGTCTGACCTTTAAATCGCCGATCCTGCTGTACTCTGATTTTAAACAGCTCACCACCATGACCGAGGAGCACTACCGCGCCGACACGCTCGATATCACCTTCGACGTGACCGAAACGAGCCTCGAAGAGACGGTGAATGCGCTGTGTGACAAAGCCGAGCAGATGGTGCGTAACGGCACCGTTCTGCTGGTGCTGTCTGACCGTAACATTGCGAAAAACCGTCTGCCGGTGCCTGCGCCAATGGCGGTGGGAGCTATCCAGACGCGTCTGGTCGACAAGAGCCTGCGCTGCGACGCCAACATCATTGTGGAAACCGCGAGCGCCCGCGATCCGCACCACTTTGCCGTGCTGTTAGGCTTTGGTGCGACGGCGATCTATCCATACCTGGCCTACGAAACGCTGGCTCGCCTGGTAGACACCCGCGCCATCGACAAAGATTACCGCACGGTGATGCTGAACTACCGTAACGGCATCAACAAAGGCCTGTACAAGATCATGTCCAAAATGGGCATCTCGACCATTGCCTCTTACCGCTGCTCGAAGCTGTTTGAAGCGGTCGGCCTGCACGACGACGTCGCCAACCTCTGCTTCCAGGGCGTGGTCAGCCGCATCGGCGGGGCCGGTTTTGCTGACTTCCAGCAGGATCTGGTGAACCTGTCGAAGCGCGCCTGGCTGGCACGTAAGCCGCTGGAACAGGGCGGCCTGCTGAAATACGTTCACGGCGGCGAATATCACGCCTACAACCCGGACGTGGTGCGCACGCTGCAACAGGCGGTACAGAGCGGCGAATACAGCGATTATCAGCAGTATGCCGAGCTGGTGAACAACCGTCCGGCAGCGACGCTGCGCGACCTTATTGCCCTCAATCCGGGCGATGAAGCGGTCAGCGTTGACGAAGTTGAGCCTGCATCCGAACTGTTCAAACGCTTCGATACCGCGGCGATGTCCATCGGCGCGCTGAGCCCGGAAGCGCACGAAGCGCTGGCGGAAGCCATGAACAGCATCGGCGGCAACTCCAACTCCGGCGAGGGCGGTGAAGATCCGGCCCGTTACGGCACCAACAAAGTGTCGCGCATCAAGCAGGTGGCGTCCGGCCGCTTTGGCGTAACCCCTGCCTACCTGGTTAACGCCGATGTGATCCAGATTAAGGTCGCTCAGGGTGCAAAACCGGGCGAAGGCGGTCAGCTGCCGGGTGATAAAGTCACCCCGTACATCGCCAAACTGCGCTACTCGGTGCCGGGCGTGACGCTGATTTCCCCGCCGCCGCACCACGATATCTACTCTATCGAGGATCTGGCGCAGCTCATTTTCGACCTGAAGCAGGTCAACCCGAAAGCGATGATCTCCGTGAAGCTGGTTTCCGAGCCGGGCGTCGGCACCATCGCCACCGGCGTGGCGAAAGCCTATGCGGATCTGATCACCATTGCCGGCTACGACGGCGGTACCGGCGCAAGCCCGCTCTCCTCCGTGAAATACGCGGGCTGCCCGTGGGAGCTTGGCCTGGTGGAAACCCAGCAGGCGCTGGTGGCTAACGGTCTGCGTCACAAGATCCGTCTGCAGGTGGACGGCGGTCTGAAAACCGGCCTCGACATCATCAAAGCGGCGATTCTGGGTGCGGAAAGCTTCGGCTTCGGTACCGGCCCGATGGTTGCGCTCGGCTGTAAATACCTGCGTATTTGCCACCTGAACAACTGCGCAACCGGCGTTGCGACCCAGGACGAGAAGCTGCGTAAGAATCACTATCATGGCCTGCCGTTCAAGGTGACTAACTACTTTGACTTCATCGCCCGTGAAACCCGCGAGCTGATGGCGCAGCTGGGCGTGAAGCGTCTGGTGGATCTGATTGGCCGTACCGACCTGCTGAAAGAGCTGGAAGGCTTCACCGCCAAGCAGCAGAAGCTGGAGCTGTCTAAGCTGCTGGAAACGGCTGAGCCGCATCCTGGCAAAGCGGTTTACTGCACCGAGAACAACCCGCCGTTCGACAACGGCGTGCTGAACGCGCAGCTGCTGCAACAGGCGAAGCCGTACGTGGACGAGAAGCAGAGCAAAACGTTCTGGTTTGATATTCGCAATACCGACCGTTCTGTCGGCGCGTCCCTCTCCGGTTATATCGCGCAAACGCACGGCGATCAGGGGCTGGCGTCGGATCCGATTACCGCGCACTTCAGCGGTACCGCGGGCCAGAGCTTCGGCGTGTGGAACGCCGGCGGCGTTGAGTTATACCTGACCGGCGATGCCAACGACTACGTCGGCAAAGGCATGGCGGGCGGTCTGCTGGCGGTGCGTCCTCCGGTCGGTTCAGCCTTCCGCAGCCATGAAGCCAGCATCATCGGCAACACCTGTCTGTACGGTGCGACAGGCGGTCGTCTGTTTGCCGCGGGCCGTGCGGGCGAACGTTTTGCGGTGCGTAACTCCGGTGCCATCACCGTGGTGGAAGGCATCGGCGATAACGGCTGCGAATACATGACGGGCGGAATTGTGTGCGTCCTGGGTAAAACCGGCGTGAACTTTGGCGCCGGCATGACGGGCGGTTTTGCCTACGTGCTGGATGAAGACGGTGAGTTCCGCAAACGCGTGAACCCGGAACTGGTGGAAGTGCTGGACGTTGATTCGCTGGCCATTCACGAAGAACACCTGCGCGGTTTGATTACCGAACACGTGCAGCATACCGGTTCTTCGCGCGGCGAAGAGATCCTGGCGAACTGGCCAGCGTTCTCTGCGAAATTCGCGCTGGTTAAGCCGAAGTCCAGCGATGTTAAAGCCCTGTTGGGTCACCGTAGTCGTAGCGCAGCAGAGCTGCGCGTGCAGGCGCAGTAA